From Myxocyprinus asiaticus isolate MX2 ecotype Aquarium Trade chromosome 10, UBuf_Myxa_2, whole genome shotgun sequence, the proteins below share one genomic window:
- the hpxa gene encoding hemopexin, translated as MRLLVQTLTLCLALSLSFAVATHHQEGHAQKEKPHDDKGHSHESHHGAQLDRCEGMEFDAVAVNEEGVPYFFKGDHLFKGFHGKAELSNATFPELDDHHHLGHVDAAFRMHSEDSPDHHDHQFFFLDNKVFSYYKHKLEKGYPKDISEVFPGIPNHLDAAVECPKPECPDDTIIFFKDNDIYHFNMKTKKVDEKEFKGMPNCTGAFRYMEHYYCFHGLQFSKFDPMTGEVHGKYPKETRDYFMRCSHFGKKNVDDHTEREQCSRVHLDAITSDDDGNVYAFRGHHFLSITGDKFHSGTIESAFKELHSEVDAVFSYEGHLYMIKDGNVFVYKVGEPHTLLEGYPKPLKEVLGIDGHVDAAFVCADKHMVHVIKGQTIYDVDLKATPHVPVKEGTITLFKRIDTAMCGPKGVTVIIGNHYYNFESPMMIIAARALPKQHRVSQGLFGCDH; from the exons ATGAGGCTGCTCGTTCAAACTCTCACTCTGTGCCTGGCTCTCTCACTGAGCTTTGCTGTTGCAAC GCATCATCAGGAAGGCCATGCTCAAAAAG AAAAACCTCATGATGATAAAGGACATAGCCATGAATCGCATCATGGAGCTCAGCTTGACCGCTGTGAAGGAATGGAGTTTGATGCAGTCGCTGTGAATGAGGAGGGAGTTCCTTATTTCTTTAAGG GTGACCACCTATTCAAGGGTTTCCATGGCAAGGCTGAGCTGTCTAATGCAACCTTCCCTGAGCTGGATGACCACCATCACTTGGGACATGTGGACGCTGCATTCCGAATGCACTCTGAGGATAGTCCAGACCACCACGACCACCAGTTCTTCTTCTTG GACAACAAGGTCTTCAGCTACTACAAGCACAAGTTGGAGAAGGGCTATCCCAAAGATATCTCTGAAGTTTTCCCTGGAATCCCTAACCACTTGGATGCTGCAGTGGAGTGTCCCAAGCCAGAGTGTCCCGATGACACAATAATCTTTTTTAAAG ATAATGATATCTACCACTTCAATATGAAGACCAAGAAGGTTGATGAAAAGGAATTCAAAGGCATGCCCAACTGCACAGGAGCCTTCCGTTACATGGAACATTATTACTGCTTCCATGGACTTCAGTTCTCCAAGTTTGACCCCATGACAGGAGAAGTCCATGGAAAATACCCCAAGGAGACTCGTGATTACTTCATGAGATGCTCACATTTTG GAAAAAAGAATGTTGATGACCACACTGAAAGAGAACAGTGCAGCCGTGTGCACTTGGATGCTATTACTTCTGATGATGATGGCAATGTATATGCCTTTAGAg GGCACCACTTCCTCAGCATAACTGGCGATAAGTTTCATTCAGGCACAATTGAGAGTGCTTTTAAAGAATTGCACAGTGAAGTGGATGCAGTCTTTTCTTATGAAGGGCATCTCTACATGATCAAG GATGGTAATGTGTTTGTGTACAAAGTTGGAGAGCCACACACACTCTTGGAGGGCTACCCCAAACCCCTAAAGGAAGTGCTGGGAATTGACGGTCACGTagatgctgcctttgtgtgcgcAGACAAACACATGGTTCACGTCATCAAAG GTCAAACAATCTATGATGTTGACTTGAAAGCCACCCCACATGTCCCTGTGAAGGAAGGAACCATAACTCTATTCAAAAGGATTGATACTGCAATGTGCGGACCCAAAGGTGTGACGGTTATTATCGGTAACCATTACTACAATTTTGAAAGTCCCATGATGATTATTGCAGCCAGAGCCCTACCTAAACAGCACAGGGTGTCCCAGGGGCTGTTTGGCTGTGACCACTAG